The Pseudodesulfovibrio senegalensis genome contains the following window.
CGAACCCAGCTTTCCGGTCACCACGTGAACTTCGTCCGTGACTTCTTCTGCAATGCGGGTGAAACGCTGTTGGGTTGGTTTGACAATGCCGTATGCTATGGCCGCATACGTGGTGGAGATGACACCGGAGCGTGCCGCATTGACGCGTTCCCAAAAAGTTCGCTTGTCTTCATAGGCGTGCCGGGCCAACGCTCTGTATTTTTTGAAACGACGGTCCAGCAGCCGCTCTCTGGCCCTTTCAGTCAGGTTCCAACGAACTATGACATCGGCATCCCGCTTGAACAGACGCATGGACAGTCCACGCAAAAAACGCATGCTACGCACGCTCAGCGTAACTTCGTCCGTGGCATGAATAACCTGTTCGCGCAGCTGACGATAAAAATCGAAATGCTCGGCACGAGCGCCCAGAGGAGGCTCCTGCACGATTTCATCAATATAGCCGTTGGCGAGGTTGTCCTGCGCAGTTATGCGCTGATGTATGGCACAGCGTTCAATCAGTTCCTGCGAGGCCCTTTGCGGAGGACGGATGCGTCCTTCTATCGCTGCCGCGCCTTCGGGTGAAATGACCGAATAATATCCGTGTGAAAGCATGAGACGTTTATCGGCCATGCCGATGGCTTCGGCGCCGCCCGAGCCTCCCTCGGAAAAAATAGCGATAATCGGAACGTTCAGTCCACACATTTCGTAAATGTTCTCGGCTATTTGCTGAGCAGCTCCCGGAAAGTCCTCGACAGGATACGAACCCGGAGTATTTACGTAGGCATGAATGGGAATTTGTTCCCTGGCAGCGACTTTCATATATTTCAGAGCCTTGTAATTCCCCCAAGGCTTGATGGATCCGCCGTTGCGGAACTCTTCGCCGTGCCCCTTTTCCTGTCCCACGACCATGACCGGCTGGTTGATGATGGTCTTACCTTTCCTGCGCGTTACATAGGCGCGCGCAATAACCAGGCCGGGATCGATGCTGTGTTCGTCCTGCCCGCCGATTTCATTGTAGTTGTCATAAACGTTTTCAAGGATATCCTTGAGACTGACCCGTTGCGGATGCCGCACGATACGGACTTTGTCCATGGCCGAGAGGCGCGCATCAAGTGAGACCTCAAGGGTCTCCATGCGTTTTTGCAGGGCTTTGAGCGCATGAGAGGATGCCTCTTCGGAGTCGAAGGCGTTGGGGTCATATTCCACAATGCGACGCATGAGCTCATCCAGTTCGGGACAATCCTTGTCGGCAAGGATTTCACGTGCATAATCAGCTCGCTGCTGCAATTCGGTCTTTTGTTTTTCAAGACTCATATCGGTATCTAGAACTCTAGCAGGTTGTCGGTTTTCTTGATCAGGAAGGGGATATTGGTTTTCATGCCCATTCCGGTGGAGTCCTGGCCGTTCAATTTCAAGGAAGCCAGGAAGTCGAGACCACGCTGTTTGGCCTGGGCAAGATCCTTGCCCCAGATGATGGCCAGTGCCAGATTCGGGTCATATTCCGTAGGGATCTGGTAATCTCTTGTGCGCGGAACATGCGTGTGCACGGAAAGCCATTCATGATCCGGCCAATCCAGTTCCATGATTTTCCCGACCCAGGGGGAAAAGCCGTTTTCCGTGTCTTCGGCGATGATACGATATTCGATGCTTACTCCATCGAAGGTCACGTTTTTTTGCACATAACCGAGTGGCTCACCAAGTGCCGCTCGAATCTGTTCACGAATGAGGTTCACATCCGAGTCGCCCTTGATGGAAGCGATGGATGCCGAAGCTCCATTTTCAACCTGAATCCGGGTGTTCACTTCCATGAGAAAAGGATCACCGTTCGGGGTGACGATCCACTCCCATGTCCCGACGTTATCGTATTTGATTTCGCGGGCCATGGACAGGGAATGTTCCACGATATCATCCAGGACGGACGCAGCATCAAATGTATAGGCCAGATCCGCAGGCCAGAATCCGGGCGCTACTTCAATGCGTTTTTGCAGCCCCGGGCTCTGGACTGAACAGTTGCGGGTGGCAAAATGAACGGGGTTGAGACCTGTTCTGTCTG
Protein-coding sequences here:
- a CDS encoding carboxyl transferase domain-containing protein, translated to MSLEKQKTELQQRADYAREILADKDCPELDELMRRIVEYDPNAFDSEEASSHALKALQKRMETLEVSLDARLSAMDKVRIVRHPQRVSLKDILENVYDNYNEIGGQDEHSIDPGLVIARAYVTRRKGKTIINQPVMVVGQEKGHGEEFRNGGSIKPWGNYKALKYMKVAAREQIPIHAYVNTPGSYPVEDFPGAAQQIAENIYEMCGLNVPIIAIFSEGGSGGAEAIGMADKRLMLSHGYYSVISPEGAAAIEGRIRPPQRASQELIERCAIHQRITAQDNLANGYIDEIVQEPPLGARAEHFDFYRQLREQVIHATDEVTLSVRSMRFLRGLSMRLFKRDADVIVRWNLTERARERLLDRRFKKYRALARHAYEDKRTFWERVNAARSGVISTTYAAIAYGIVKPTQQRFTRIAEEVTDEVHVVTGKLGSAWHGILKKIGLGSKSKQVEMELTGLSEPKKSMPETNGRGYVSPQAAIDREVSCPFSDRRGCLDIWARDLFTDYAGVCPNCGHHFPMEYQWYLHNVFDTGSILEFNRNISAGNPTNFPDFDERVQAAKQKNNMESGCMTFNTSLEGIRLTCAMLVAKFRGGSVGAAEGEKFIRALELAQKKHQPFLAYIHGTAGIRIQEGVNGLIQMPRVTMAVRRYIDAGGLYIVLYDTNSYAGPLASFLGCSPYQYAVRSSRIGFAGPGVIKETTGVDIPPDYHNCYKALSRGHIQGVWDRRDIRKNLHQAFLTIGGRNLYYR
- a CDS encoding biotin carboxylase N-terminal domain-containing protein, with translation MTIDGHKILIANRGEIAVRIMEACADLKLPFVALHTAEDADSGHVDKARELGGDKSLYRIQNYNDAGDILAVADDAGATAVHPGYGFFSENYRFARRVTERDRPMTFIGPSWWVIRDLGDKINTKRLARKLGVPTIPGSDRAIYDELEAESIAQSLFEFQEKQGIKKPRVLVKASAGGGGMGIDEVEDMARFRQTYRRIRNYSLRTFNDEGVLIEQRIFDFNHLEVQIVADRTGLNPVHFATRNCSVQSPGLQKRIEVAPGFWPADLAYTFDAASVLDDIVEHSLSMAREIKYDNVGTWEWIVTPNGDPFLMEVNTRIQVENGASASIASIKGDSDVNLIREQIRAALGEPLGYVQKNVTFDGVSIEYRIIAEDTENGFSPWVGKIMELDWPDHEWLSVHTHVPRTRDYQIPTEYDPNLALAIIWGKDLAQAKQRGLDFLASLKLNGQDSTGMGMKTNIPFLIKKTDNLLEF